The stretch of DNA ATCTAGGGATCCTACCGATTGGTGAGAACGACTCCGAAGCGCTCTATCGCGTCGTCGAGACCTGTTATGAGACCACCTCGTTGATAGTGACCTCTAACTTTGGACTCGCTTCCTTTGATGAGATCCTCAACCCAAGATCGATTGCTGCAGCGCTTGTCGACCGCCTGGCTCACCATGCCCATCTCATAGAGACGACCGGCGAGTCCATCCGACTCTCACAGGCTCTCTCGGGCAAGGGGG from Ferrimicrobium acidiphilum DSM 19497 encodes:
- a CDS encoding ATP-binding protein — protein: MAKFRRLDLVIIDDLGILPIGENDSEALYRVVETCYETTSLIVTSNFGLASFDEILNPRSIAAALVDRLAHHAHLIETTGESIRLSQALSGKGVMPL